The proteins below are encoded in one region of Juglans microcarpa x Juglans regia isolate MS1-56 chromosome 4D, Jm3101_v1.0, whole genome shotgun sequence:
- the LOC121260775 gene encoding 2-alkenal reductase (NADP(+)-dependent)-like, which translates to MAEVDNKQVIFKRYIDRLPEETDMEIKVSKIKLEAPKGSGAFLVKNLYLSCDPYMRGRMRDFRDSYIPPFVPGQPLEGFGVSQVIDSDNPDFKPGDLVSLITGWEEYSLIHRTEQLRKIQPDDIPLSYHVGLLGMPGFTSYAGFFEVCSPKKGEFVYVSAASGAVGQLVGQLAKLHGCYVVGSAGTSQKIDILKNKLGFDDAFNYKEERDLDAALKRYFPQGIDIYFDNVGGEMLDAALLNMRIHGRIAVCGAVSQQSFSKPRGIFNGFNLISKRIRMQGFLQHDYLHLYPRFLEDIISNYKQGKIVYIEDMNEGLDGAPAAFVGLFSGKNVGKQVIRVAHE; encoded by the exons ATGGCGGAAGTGGACAACAAGCAAGTCATATTCAAAAGGTATATAGACAGACTCCCCGAAGAGACAGACATGGAGATCAAGGTCAGCAAGATTAAGCTCGAGGCTCCAAAAGGGTCGGGAGCTTTTCTGGTCAAGAATCTGTACCTCTCTTGTGATCCTTACATGAGGGGTCGTATGCGTGATTTCCGTGACTCATACATCCCCCCCTTTGTCCCCGGTCAG CCCTTGGAAGGATTTGGCGTATCCCAAGTTATAGATTCTGATAATCCAGATTTCAAGCCTGGTGATTTAGTTTCATTGATTACTGGCTGGGAAGAATACAGCTTGATTCACAGAACTGAGCAGTTGAGGAAAATTCAGCCAGATGATATTCCTCTCTCATATCATGTTGGTCTTCTTG gTATGCCAGGTTTTACTTCTTATGCAGGATTCTTTGAGGTCTGCTCCCCTAAGAAAGGGGAATTTGTCTATGTATCTGCAGCTTCTGGAGCCGTTGGTCAGCTTGTTGGCCAACTTGCTAAGTTGCATGGTTGCTATGTAGTTGGAAGTGCTGGCACAAGCCAAAAA ATTGATATACTGAAGAATAAACTTGGATTTGATGATGCTTTCAATTACAAGGAAGAACGAGACCTTGATGCAGCACTGAAAAG GTACTTTCCGCAAGGCATTGACATCTACTTCGATAATGTGGGTGGGGAAATGCTGGATGCAgcacttcttaacatgaggatTCATGGCCGAATTGCTGTTTGCGGGGCGGTGTCCCAGCAGAGCTTCTCTAAGCCACGAGGGATTTTTAATGGGTTCAATCTCATATCAAAGCGCATCAGGATGCAAGGATTCCTGCAACATGATTACTTACACCTATACCCTCGCTTCTTGGAGGATATAATCAGTAACTATAAGCAAGGGAAGATTGTTTACATTGAAGACATGAATGAAGGCTTGGATGGTGCTCCAGCTGCCTTTGTTGGGCTATTTTCTGGCAAAAATGTTGGTAAGCAGGTCATTCGAGTAGCCCATGAATGA